The proteins below come from a single Mucilaginibacter mali genomic window:
- a CDS encoding DUF1735 and LamG domain-containing protein, translating into MKINKILGVALLMLAVVLNSCKKSAQYHDIIYFTGTEQTPETKLTLDGPGSIGLSVSSSTKADKDVNVKLEVQPDQVDAYNAQTGKSYIAMPAGSYSLASSSVTIKGGTNVSNSVALSVTSLNNFKEGATYCIPVTITEADNGMDILAPSKTIYVLINKTIITQAVNINGNYFTVPSFATDANLTSIGQLTMECRVYVNAFQTKNPFISSVMGIEENFLLRFGDVSIANNQLQLAGGLVGTSKYPVTSNSTFSVGQWYHVAVVFDGANMLLYVNGKLDASTQAQSGSVTFTGTAGTYSGGFHIGYSADGRLLNGYISEARVWTKACTAIELQNNLCYVDPTSKGLLAYWRFNGDTNGTVTDLTGHGYSAIANKAVTYVQGVRCPK; encoded by the coding sequence ATGAAGATCAATAAAATATTAGGCGTAGCCTTGCTGATGCTGGCGGTTGTGTTAAACAGCTGCAAAAAATCGGCACAGTATCATGATATCATTTATTTTACCGGTACCGAGCAAACCCCCGAAACCAAGCTTACGCTGGATGGGCCGGGCAGTATCGGCCTGTCGGTTTCCTCATCAACCAAGGCCGATAAGGACGTGAACGTGAAGCTGGAAGTTCAACCCGACCAGGTAGACGCTTACAACGCCCAAACCGGTAAATCGTACATTGCCATGCCGGCGGGCAGTTACAGCCTTGCCAGCAGTTCGGTAACCATAAAGGGCGGTACCAACGTATCCAACTCGGTGGCCCTTTCGGTAACCTCCTTAAATAATTTTAAGGAGGGCGCTACCTACTGTATCCCGGTAACCATTACCGAGGCCGATAACGGCATGGATATCCTGGCGCCATCTAAAACAATTTATGTGCTGATCAATAAAACCATCATTACGCAGGCGGTTAACATTAACGGTAATTATTTCACTGTGCCCAGTTTTGCTACCGATGCTAATCTTACAAGCATCGGTCAGCTAACAATGGAGTGCCGTGTGTATGTAAACGCTTTCCAAACCAAAAATCCATTCATCAGCTCGGTAATGGGTATCGAAGAAAACTTCCTGCTGCGCTTTGGCGATGTGAGTATCGCTAACAACCAGTTGCAGTTAGCCGGCGGTTTGGTGGGTACCAGTAAATACCCGGTTACCAGTAACTCTACGTTTTCGGTAGGGCAGTGGTATCATGTGGCGGTGGTGTTTGATGGCGCTAACATGCTGTTATACGTAAACGGCAAGCTAGATGCCTCTACCCAGGCGCAAAGTGGCTCGGTTACGTTTACCGGCACTGCCGGAACTTATTCGGGCGGTTTCCACATCGGCTATTCGGCCGATGGCCGTTTGCTGAACGGATATATCAGCGAAGCTCGTGTTTGGACTAAGGCTTGTACCGCGATAGAACTGCAGAATAACCTGTGCTATGTAGATCCTACTTCAAAGGGGCTGCTAGCTTACTGGCGCTTTAACGGCGATACCAATGGTACGGTTACCGACTTAACCGGGCACGGCTATTCGGCTATTGCCAACAAGGCTGTTACCTACGTGCAGGGCGTAAGATGCCCTAAGTAG
- a CDS encoding GH92 family glycosyl hydrolase, giving the protein MLKKTIKPVVFALLLSGGVFAQTAKLTRHVDPFIGTGGHGHVFMGANVPFGAVQLGPVNLSKGWDWCSGYHYSDSTIVGFAHTHLSGTGIGDLGDVELMPVSGAISGLNDVLSNSNAGTWSLFSHKDEVAKPGYYSVRLKRYGIKAEMTATTRVGYHRYTFPAGKDAQMVISLQNGISSRPVKCYIEQVDEHTIRGYRYTSGWATDRRIFFSVVFSKPVKNFSIYNNGQPVTGKKFTATNLKAVLNFGLQQDGRVLAKVGISPVSMDNAQLNINTEAKTWDFDQIKNDAQNTWEKALNSVAIKADAERSRTFYTALYHTMITPSVFNDCNGDYWGTDKKVHHDPALQNVTTLSLWDTYRAENPLLTILQPGRVPAIINSMLAIYQQQGKLPVWHLMANETNTMPGNSAIPIVADAVLKGIKGINAEQAYQAAKATAMRDERGLNFVKSQGFIPADTMVETVATGLEYAIDDWCIAQMAKMLHHDEDYAYFSKRGKYYTNYFDSSTHFMRGRVSATEWRLPFSPFVAKHMKDDFTEGNAWQYTWLVPQDVEGLIQLQGGVKPFTQKLDSLFVATGDLGGEASPDISGLIGQYAHGNEPSHHIAYLYNYVGQPYKTADKVRFVMDNFYTNKPDGIIGNEDVGQMSAWYVFSAMGFYPVNPANGTYVLGSPLVDNAVIALPGGKHFTISIKNNSKTNKYVQTVYLNGAPYKPSYIRHADVMKGGNMTIIMGAKPSATWGVSPAAWPHS; this is encoded by the coding sequence ATGCTGAAGAAAACAATTAAACCTGTAGTATTTGCTTTATTATTATCTGGAGGAGTATTCGCCCAAACCGCTAAACTAACCAGGCACGTCGATCCGTTTATCGGCACCGGCGGCCATGGTCACGTTTTTATGGGTGCCAATGTACCCTTCGGAGCGGTGCAACTGGGGCCGGTCAATCTGTCAAAGGGCTGGGATTGGTGTTCTGGCTATCACTATTCCGATTCTACTATTGTCGGCTTCGCGCACACGCATTTAAGCGGCACCGGCATTGGCGATTTGGGTGATGTGGAGTTGATGCCGGTAAGCGGAGCCATCAGCGGTTTAAACGATGTATTGAGCAATAGCAACGCCGGAACATGGTCGCTGTTTAGCCATAAGGATGAAGTAGCCAAACCGGGTTATTATTCGGTGCGCTTAAAGCGCTACGGCATCAAAGCCGAAATGACGGCCACCACACGCGTAGGTTATCATCGTTATACCTTCCCTGCCGGTAAGGATGCACAAATGGTGATCAGTCTGCAAAACGGCATTTCCAGCCGTCCTGTAAAATGCTATATCGAACAGGTAGATGAGCATACCATCAGGGGGTACCGCTATACCAGCGGATGGGCTACCGACAGACGTATCTTTTTCTCGGTCGTGTTTTCAAAACCGGTTAAAAACTTTTCCATTTATAATAACGGGCAGCCGGTAACCGGAAAGAAGTTTACCGCCACCAATCTGAAGGCCGTGCTTAACTTCGGCTTACAGCAGGATGGGCGGGTGCTGGCCAAAGTGGGCATCTCGCCGGTGAGCATGGATAACGCCCAACTCAATATCAATACCGAAGCCAAAACCTGGGACTTTGATCAGATAAAGAATGATGCCCAAAATACATGGGAAAAGGCACTAAATAGTGTAGCTATTAAAGCCGATGCCGAACGCTCACGCACGTTTTATACAGCGCTTTATCATACCATGATAACGCCATCGGTTTTTAATGATTGTAATGGCGATTATTGGGGAACCGATAAAAAGGTACATCACGATCCGGCTTTGCAAAACGTAACCACCTTATCCCTTTGGGATACTTACCGCGCCGAAAACCCTTTACTTACTATTTTGCAACCGGGGCGTGTGCCTGCTATCATCAACAGTATGCTGGCCATTTACCAGCAGCAGGGTAAATTGCCCGTATGGCACCTGATGGCCAACGAAACCAATACCATGCCCGGTAACAGCGCCATCCCTATTGTGGCCGATGCCGTACTGAAAGGTATTAAGGGTATAAATGCTGAACAAGCTTACCAGGCTGCCAAAGCAACCGCCATGCGCGATGAGCGCGGTTTGAACTTTGTAAAATCGCAGGGCTTTATCCCGGCAGATACGATGGTAGAAACAGTAGCAACAGGGCTGGAATATGCCATAGACGACTGGTGCATTGCCCAAATGGCCAAAATGCTGCATCATGACGAAGATTATGCCTATTTCAGCAAAAGGGGGAAGTATTATACCAATTACTTTGATAGCAGTACGCATTTTATGCGTGGCCGTGTTTCGGCTACCGAATGGCGTTTGCCTTTCAGTCCATTTGTGGCAAAGCACATGAAGGACGATTTTACCGAGGGCAACGCCTGGCAGTATACCTGGCTGGTGCCGCAGGATGTGGAAGGGCTGATCCAATTGCAGGGTGGCGTAAAACCATTCACTCAAAAACTCGATTCGCTATTTGTAGCTACCGGCGATTTGGGCGGCGAGGCCTCGCCCGATATCAGCGGGTTGATAGGACAGTACGCCCATGGTAACGAGCCGAGCCATCACATTGCTTACCTGTATAACTATGTTGGCCAGCCTTATAAAACCGCTGATAAGGTGCGTTTTGTTATGGATAACTTTTATACCAACAAACCCGATGGCATTATTGGTAACGAAGATGTGGGGCAAATGTCGGCCTGGTATGTGTTTTCGGCGATGGGATTTTACCCGGTAAACCCGGCCAATGGGACTTACGTGCTGGGCAGCCCGCTGGTGGATAATGCCGTGATCGCTTTACCGGGCGGGAAGCATTTTACCATCAGCATTAAAAATAATTCTAAAACCAATAAATACGTCCAGACTGTTTATCTTAACGGCGCGCCGTATAAACCATCGTATATCAGGCATGCCGATGTGATGAAAGGCGGCAACATGACCATTATAATGGGCGCTAAACCATCGGCAACCTGGGGTGTATCCCCTGCTGCATGGCCGCACTCGTAA
- a CDS encoding glycoside hydrolase family 2 protein, protein MLNALSKKLFIVLLALLPLAASAQQQYELNSGWVCMPHAKVKVDGAAISNPGFSLNGWKKAVVPGTVLTTMLANKEVPDPFWGMNNKHIPDIYDTGREYYTYWFVKDINEKPAANGQQIWLKFRGINYSCDIYLNGKKVNTEPYESMFLRKNFNITNLLAKNGHNRLAVIVYPPDPVGNPNGGQGGDGTIARNVSTQYTAGWDWIRPMRDRNTGIWDKVCLTRTGKVSLSDPHIITLVSGKRNPEGAQAPATIKASASLTNSSDKPVSGMLTYTMGGQKVSKQVKLEANSTSEINLPDLSLKNPRLWWPSGYGSQYLYPLHISFLENGKTLCDSQTVNIGVREIQTSWNSTTSSREIAVNGQKIFIKGGNWIISDAMLRFSKARYDAEIRYHRDMNLNLIRVWGGALVERPEFYAACDKYGLLVFQDLWMSGDCNGRWQDPMKLESQDVRRKYPNDHGLWLASAADMVKMVRNHPSLAVWCGGNEITPPDDILKPLRDSIMPKLDGTRWFVDFSNSLEMSKNEKGINGDGPYGIQHISTFWDKRTYPFNSEVGSVGLGDIESLKRFIPKEDLIAPEYVGPTPGQPKARLEKVDSVWDYHHYLDVGYNEFIAPYGKPKDVADFARKAQLVNYDQYRGLMEGFSSHMWDWYTGVIIWKTQNPWTATRGQMYDYYLDPNACLFGLRSGSEQLHVMYNATTGMVMLVNNGFARKQNLHLLVRSYDMQGKATVLAQQSIEADATSYKNIIDIKKQVAELSAKQGSFLSLQLTDEHGQLISNNFYWYPDEKGVYSGLNELPASAMKITAKNIGRGKVAVSCTNPKNAPVSFFNRVSVLDGKTHERILPAFYQDNYFSVLPGEIKTITIDYKPIVSTVLPYLTIEDHAGRVKRIEIKK, encoded by the coding sequence ATGCTGAACGCATTATCAAAAAAACTATTTATTGTATTGCTGGCCCTGTTGCCTTTGGCCGCATCGGCGCAACAACAATACGAGCTGAACAGCGGCTGGGTTTGCATGCCGCACGCAAAGGTTAAAGTTGATGGCGCCGCGATATCTAACCCGGGGTTTTCGCTGAACGGTTGGAAAAAGGCCGTGGTACCCGGCACCGTGCTGACCACCATGCTGGCCAACAAGGAAGTCCCTGATCCATTTTGGGGGATGAACAATAAACATATCCCCGATATATATGACACCGGTCGCGAGTACTACACCTACTGGTTTGTGAAGGATATTAACGAGAAGCCTGCTGCCAATGGGCAACAGATTTGGCTGAAATTCAGGGGTATTAATTACAGTTGCGATATTTACCTGAATGGTAAGAAAGTAAATACCGAGCCATACGAAAGTATGTTCCTGCGAAAGAACTTTAACATCACCAACTTATTAGCCAAAAACGGGCATAACCGTTTGGCCGTTATTGTTTACCCGCCCGATCCGGTAGGTAACCCCAATGGCGGGCAGGGGGGCGATGGTACCATAGCCCGCAACGTATCTACCCAATACACCGCCGGCTGGGATTGGATCCGCCCCATGCGCGACCGGAACACCGGTATCTGGGATAAGGTTTGCCTGACCCGCACCGGTAAGGTAAGTTTAAGCGACCCGCATATTATTACACTGGTGAGCGGTAAACGGAATCCGGAGGGCGCGCAGGCGCCGGCCACGATTAAAGCATCTGCCTCGTTGACAAATAGCAGCGACAAACCGGTAAGCGGGATGCTTACTTATACCATGGGCGGGCAAAAGGTTAGCAAGCAGGTTAAACTGGAGGCTAACAGCACTTCTGAAATAAATCTGCCCGACCTGTCTCTTAAAAACCCGCGCTTATGGTGGCCGTCGGGTTATGGTAGCCAGTACTTGTACCCGCTGCATATCAGTTTTTTAGAGAACGGGAAAACCTTATGCGATAGCCAGACTGTTAACATTGGTGTGCGCGAGATCCAAACCAGTTGGAACAGCACCACCAGCAGCCGCGAGATAGCGGTGAACGGGCAAAAGATCTTTATAAAAGGCGGCAACTGGATCATCAGCGACGCCATGCTGCGCTTCAGTAAAGCACGTTACGATGCCGAGATCCGTTATCACCGCGATATGAACCTAAACCTGATCAGGGTTTGGGGCGGCGCGCTGGTGGAGCGGCCTGAGTTTTACGCCGCTTGCGATAAATATGGCCTGCTGGTTTTCCAGGATCTGTGGATGTCGGGCGATTGCAATGGCCGCTGGCAGGACCCCATGAAGCTGGAAAGCCAGGACGTACGTCGCAAATATCCTAACGATCATGGCCTGTGGCTGGCATCGGCGGCGGATATGGTGAAGATGGTGCGCAACCACCCATCACTGGCCGTTTGGTGCGGCGGTAACGAGATCACCCCGCCCGATGATATCCTGAAACCCCTGCGTGACAGCATTATGCCAAAACTGGATGGAACCCGCTGGTTTGTCGATTTCTCCAACTCGCTGGAGATGTCGAAGAACGAAAAAGGTATCAACGGCGATGGGCCTTACGGCATCCAGCATATCTCCACCTTTTGGGATAAACGCACCTATCCGTTTAACTCAGAAGTTGGTTCGGTGGGTTTGGGCGATATTGAATCGTTAAAACGGTTTATACCGAAAGAAGATTTGATCGCTCCCGAATATGTAGGTCCTACGCCGGGTCAGCCTAAGGCAAGGTTAGAAAAGGTAGATTCGGTTTGGGATTATCATCATTATTTGGATGTGGGCTATAACGAATTTATAGCACCCTACGGCAAACCGAAGGACGTGGCCGATTTTGCCCGTAAAGCGCAACTGGTTAATTACGATCAGTACCGCGGACTGATGGAAGGCTTCAGTTCGCATATGTGGGATTGGTATACCGGCGTCATCATCTGGAAAACCCAAAACCCATGGACCGCCACCCGCGGGCAGATGTACGATTATTACCTCGACCCCAATGCTTGTTTATTCGGCCTGCGTTCAGGTAGCGAGCAATTGCACGTAATGTACAACGCCACTACAGGTATGGTGATGCTGGTGAATAATGGTTTCGCGCGGAAGCAAAATCTGCACTTGCTGGTCCGCTCGTACGATATGCAGGGCAAGGCCACCGTATTAGCGCAGCAAAGTATTGAAGCGGACGCCACATCGTACAAAAACATCATCGATATTAAGAAACAGGTTGCCGAGCTTAGCGCTAAGCAAGGCTCGTTCCTGTCACTGCAACTGACCGATGAACACGGGCAGTTGATCAGTAATAACTTTTACTGGTATCCGGATGAAAAAGGTGTTTACTCGGGATTAAATGAACTGCCTGCGTCGGCCATGAAGATCACTGCGAAAAACATTGGCAGGGGCAAGGTGGCGGTAAGCTGTACAAACCCTAAAAATGCACCGGTAAGCTTCTTCAACCGGGTATCGGTGTTGGATGGTAAAACACATGAGCGTATATTGCCTGCGTTTTACCAGGATAATTACTTTTCGGTATTACCGGGCGAAATAAAGACCATTACCATCGATTATAAACCAATTGTATCCACGGTCCTGCCATACCTGACTATAGAAGATCACGCAGGGAGGGTTAAGCGGATAGAAATAAAAAAATGA
- a CDS encoding glycoside hydrolase family 125 protein yields the protein MNRKQFIRSGTMLGAGLMLNKQLAFADAVYPTVRIPGAKRKFSSPAVEEAIVAFQKRAGNKELAWLFNNCLPNTLDTTVNFNMKDGKPDTYVITGDIDAMWLRDSSAQVWPYLQFMKRDEKLKQLVAGIINRQARYVLMDPYANAFYDDPNKKSEWASDHTQMKPGIHERKWEVDSLCYTMRLAYHYWKMTGDKQPFDAQWKSAVELIYDTFTVQQREHGQGPYKFQRNTSTPTDTLPLGGYGFPVKPTGMICSMFRPSDDATLYAYLIPSNLFAVVSLRQMAEMFTAIFNDRAFAAKLTAMALRIEKAVYQYAIVQHPVYGKIFAFEVDGFGNVNLMDDANVPSLLSLPYLGAVKATDPIYQNTRKFVLSAHNPYYYKSANFEGIGGPHVGRPDMIWPLSIITRGLTSNNDAEIKQCLTMLIKSSAGSGFMHESFNKDKPETFTRSWFAWCNTIFGEFLWKIYQEKPHLLQA from the coding sequence ATGAACAGGAAGCAATTTATACGCAGTGGCACTATGCTTGGCGCGGGTTTAATGTTAAACAAGCAACTGGCTTTTGCCGATGCGGTGTACCCCACGGTGCGCATCCCCGGGGCAAAACGCAAATTCAGCAGCCCGGCTGTTGAGGAGGCTATCGTAGCGTTCCAGAAGCGTGCCGGTAATAAAGAACTGGCCTGGCTGTTTAACAATTGCCTGCCCAATACGCTGGATACCACCGTTAATTTCAACATGAAGGACGGCAAGCCGGATACCTATGTCATCACGGGCGATATCGACGCCATGTGGCTGCGCGATAGTTCGGCGCAGGTATGGCCGTATTTGCAGTTTATGAAAAGGGATGAAAAGCTGAAGCAACTGGTTGCCGGTATCATCAACCGCCAGGCCCGTTATGTGCTGATGGATCCTTATGCGAATGCTTTTTATGATGACCCCAACAAAAAAAGCGAGTGGGCCAGCGACCATACCCAAATGAAGCCAGGCATACACGAACGCAAATGGGAGGTAGATTCGCTTTGCTATACCATGCGCCTGGCCTATCATTACTGGAAAATGACCGGCGATAAGCAGCCTTTCGACGCGCAATGGAAAAGCGCTGTGGAACTGATTTACGATACCTTTACCGTACAGCAGCGCGAGCATGGCCAGGGGCCGTATAAATTTCAACGCAATACCAGCACGCCTACCGATACCTTGCCACTGGGCGGCTACGGCTTCCCGGTAAAACCAACGGGTATGATCTGCTCCATGTTCCGCCCCAGCGATGATGCTACACTATACGCTTACCTCATCCCGTCAAACCTGTTCGCCGTGGTAAGCCTGCGTCAGATGGCCGAAATGTTTACCGCCATATTTAACGACCGTGCTTTTGCCGCCAAACTAACGGCAATGGCCCTGCGTATTGAAAAAGCGGTATACCAATACGCAATTGTACAGCACCCGGTTTACGGCAAGATCTTCGCCTTTGAGGTGGATGGCTTTGGTAATGTGAACCTGATGGATGATGCCAACGTGCCCAGCCTGTTATCGCTGCCATACCTGGGTGCGGTAAAAGCTACCGACCCGATCTACCAGAACACGCGCAAATTTGTGTTATCAGCACACAACCCGTACTACTATAAAAGCGCCAACTTTGAAGGCATTGGCGGCCCACACGTGGGCAGGCCCGATATGATATGGCCGCTTAGCATCATCACGCGCGGCTTAACCAGCAATAACGACGCGGAGATAAAGCAATGCCTCACCATGTTGATCAAAAGCAGCGCGGGCAGCGGCTTCATGCACGAATCGTTCAATAAGGACAAACCTGAAACCTTCACCCGCTCGTGGTTTGCCTGGTGCAATACCATTTTCGGCGAGTTTTTGTGGAAGATATACCAGGAAAAGCCGCACCTGTTACAAGCCTGA
- a CDS encoding glycoside hydrolase family 3 N-terminal domain-containing protein produces the protein MIRNSFLYVAVLAFFAGAGTPLWAQQNITVYKNAHAPVAQRVKDLVSRMTLDEKIGQLSTLLGWPMYEKNGDEVNASEEFKKAIATQHIGMLWGTLRADPWTKKTLENGLNPYLAAKATNALQKWSIEHSRLQIPVFIAEECPHGHMAIGTTVFPTAIGQSSTWDTGLIQEMAATIAKEARLQGAHIGYGPILDLARELRWSRVEETYGEDTYLNGSMGEVVVRGFQGKGIGSGTNIIATLKHFTAYGVPEGGHNGGAVNLGQRALMQNYLPPFKAAVKAGALSVMTAYNSIDGIPCSSNTYLLNDVLRKQWGFNGFVVSDLNSISGATGADHVAGTEADAAALSINAGLDNDLGGNTYATSLLKAIKGGQVKMTRIDEAVGRILKLKFEMGLFEHPYVDAEIAKAQVRDEKAVALARKVADESIILLKNERNLLPLNKAIKSIAVIGPNADNMYNQLGDYTAPQPDDNIVTVLQGIRSKLPASANIRYVKGCAIRDTTQNDIAKAVEAALQSDVAVVVLGGSSARDFKTNYQATGAAVVNNKSVSDMESGEGYDRESLDMMGRQLQLLQAVAKTGKPVVLVLIEGRPLNINWAAANIPAIINAWYPGQQGGNAVADVLFGDYNPAGRLPVSIPVSVGQLPVYYSYQNGSHHDYVEGSAKPLYSFGYGLSYSAFQYTDAQTKVTENANDVLVKVSFKVKNTGSRDGDEVVQLYVKDEVSSVVVPNKQLRRFQRVHLAAGEEKQITFDLTAADLSLIDQNYKRVAEKGGFRLLIGGNSDRPQLTTRITLSRSFTVVE, from the coding sequence ATGATAAGAAACAGCTTTCTTTATGTTGCTGTACTCGCATTCTTTGCAGGTGCAGGCACCCCATTATGGGCGCAGCAAAATATCACCGTATATAAAAACGCCCATGCCCCGGTAGCGCAGCGGGTAAAAGACCTGGTTTCGCGGATGACGCTTGACGAGAAGATCGGCCAGTTGTCAACCTTGTTGGGCTGGCCGATGTATGAGAAGAATGGCGACGAGGTAAACGCTTCGGAGGAGTTTAAGAAAGCCATCGCCACGCAACATATCGGCATGTTATGGGGCACCCTGCGCGCCGACCCCTGGACTAAAAAGACATTAGAGAACGGCCTGAACCCATACCTTGCAGCCAAAGCCACCAACGCCTTGCAAAAATGGTCTATTGAGCACAGTCGGCTGCAAATCCCCGTATTTATTGCCGAGGAATGCCCGCACGGTCATATGGCCATCGGCACAACCGTATTTCCTACGGCCATCGGGCAAAGCAGCACCTGGGATACCGGCCTGATACAGGAAATGGCCGCCACCATTGCTAAGGAAGCCCGCCTGCAGGGCGCGCATATTGGCTACGGACCGATCCTTGACCTGGCGCGCGAGCTACGCTGGTCGCGCGTGGAGGAAACTTATGGTGAGGATACCTACCTGAATGGCAGCATGGGCGAAGTAGTGGTTCGGGGTTTCCAGGGCAAGGGTATCGGCAGCGGGACCAATATCATTGCTACATTAAAACACTTTACAGCTTATGGCGTACCCGAGGGTGGCCATAACGGCGGCGCGGTTAACCTTGGCCAAAGGGCCTTGATGCAAAATTACCTGCCACCCTTTAAGGCCGCGGTAAAGGCCGGGGCGCTGTCGGTAATGACGGCCTATAACTCTATTGATGGCATCCCATGCAGCAGCAACACTTACCTGCTTAATGATGTGCTGCGCAAGCAATGGGGATTTAACGGTTTTGTGGTATCCGATCTGAACAGCATCAGCGGGGCTACCGGTGCCGACCATGTGGCCGGAACAGAGGCCGATGCCGCCGCGCTATCCATCAACGCCGGTTTAGATAATGATTTGGGTGGTAACACTTATGCAACATCCCTGTTAAAAGCCATTAAAGGCGGACAGGTAAAAATGACCCGCATCGACGAAGCCGTTGGTCGTATCCTGAAGCTGAAATTTGAAATGGGTTTGTTCGAACACCCTTATGTAGATGCCGAGATAGCAAAAGCACAGGTTAGAGATGAAAAGGCTGTGGCTTTAGCCCGTAAGGTGGCCGATGAATCGATCATCCTTTTGAAAAATGAGCGAAACCTGCTCCCCCTTAATAAAGCCATTAAAAGCATAGCTGTTATCGGCCCTAATGCCGATAATATGTATAACCAATTGGGCGATTATACGGCCCCGCAGCCCGATGATAATATTGTTACCGTATTGCAGGGTATCCGCAGCAAGTTACCGGCATCGGCTAACATAAGGTATGTAAAAGGCTGCGCCATTAGGGATACTACGCAAAATGATATTGCCAAAGCCGTAGAGGCCGCTTTGCAAAGTGATGTGGCGGTAGTGGTATTGGGTGGATCGAGCGCCCGCGATTTTAAAACCAACTACCAGGCTACCGGCGCCGCCGTGGTGAACAATAAAAGCGTAAGCGACATGGAAAGCGGTGAGGGGTACGATCGCGAGAGCCTGGACATGATGGGGCGGCAATTGCAACTGCTGCAGGCCGTAGCCAAAACGGGTAAACCCGTTGTACTGGTACTAATAGAAGGCCGCCCGCTTAATATCAACTGGGCGGCGGCTAATATTCCGGCCATTATTAATGCCTGGTATCCGGGCCAACAGGGCGGCAATGCCGTGGCCGATGTGTTGTTTGGCGATTATAATCCCGCGGGCCGGCTACCGGTTTCCATCCCGGTGTCGGTGGGGCAATTGCCGGTATATTACAGCTACCAGAACGGTTCGCATCACGATTATGTAGAAGGCAGCGCCAAACCGCTTTACAGCTTCGGCTATGGCTTAAGTTATAGCGCTTTTCAATATACAGATGCGCAAACTAAAGTAACAGAAAACGCTAACGATGTTTTGGTGAAAGTATCCTTTAAAGTTAAAAATACAGGCAGCCGGGATGGCGATGAGGTGGTGCAATTATATGTTAAAGATGAGGTAAGCTCCGTAGTGGTACCTAATAAACAGTTGAGGCGCTTTCAACGGGTACATTTGGCAGCCGGTGAGGAAAAGCAAATAACCTTCGATCTGACCGCAGCCGATCTAAGCCTGATCGACCAAAATTATAAGCGTGTGGCCGAAAAGGGCGGTTTCAGATTGCTGATAGGTGGTAATTCCGACCGGCCGCAGTTAACTACAAGGATAACGTTGTCGCGTTCTTTTACGGTGGTGGAATGA
- a CDS encoding RNA polymerase sigma factor, which yields MSLYTELTDAELIAAMRDGDEHAFREIYVRNSKLLIIYAHKKLKDIDEAKDVVQEVFANLWANRGACAVESNLSGYLYRCVLNKVLNIFRHKDISQWHVEGVQQLLDQGLPDTDYQVREKDIARVIEREIQALPPRMKEVFDLRRKEYLTNKQIAERLDISEHTVATQIKKTLKILRGRLGRELYSIFFLL from the coding sequence ATGAGCCTGTACACTGAACTAACCGATGCTGAACTGATAGCCGCGATGCGCGATGGCGATGAGCACGCGTTCAGGGAGATTTATGTGCGGAACAGTAAGTTGCTCATCATCTACGCCCATAAAAAACTAAAGGATATTGACGAGGCTAAGGATGTAGTACAGGAAGTTTTCGCCAACCTGTGGGCCAACCGGGGCGCATGCGCGGTAGAAAGTAACCTTTCAGGCTATCTTTACCGCTGCGTACTCAATAAGGTGCTGAATATTTTCAGGCATAAGGATATTTCCCAATGGCATGTGGAGGGGGTGCAACAATTACTGGACCAGGGCCTACCCGATACCGATTACCAGGTACGCGAGAAGGATATCGCCCGTGTTATTGAGCGGGAAATACAGGCCCTGCCACCCCGCATGAAGGAAGTGTTCGACCTGCGCCGCAAGGAATACCTCACCAACAAGCAAATAGCCGAACGTCTGGACATATCCGAACACACGGTAGCCACCCAAATAAAAAAGACCCTGAAAATATTACGCGGACGGCTGGGCAGGGAACTTTATTCGATATTCTTTTTGCTATAG